One Euphorbia lathyris chromosome 1, ddEupLath1.1, whole genome shotgun sequence DNA segment encodes these proteins:
- the LOC136224172 gene encoding uncharacterized protein isoform X1, which produces MDPTGSETGQWTNEKHLHFLNSMEAAFVHTMLEDNGRSLRLDRYMPDSSESTLDLKSQRPKKQSISGYNNGGRRSRIDRRTKRLSSSDHQSQPSDASQDQVVPEFENISDRSDKNERDHHLNGEEVAAS; this is translated from the exons ATGGATCCGACCGGGAGCGAAACAGGTCAGTGGACAAACGAGAAACACCTCCACTTCCTGAATTCAATGGAGGCGGCCTTTGTACACACAATGCTTGAAGACAACGGCCGTTCCCTCCGTCTCGACCGTTACATGCCGGATAGCTCAGAATCAACCTTAGATTTAAAATCTCAGAGACCTAAAAAGCAATCGATCTCAG GTTACAATAATGGCGGTAGAAGAAGCAGAATAGATCGGAGAACAAAGAGATTATCGTCTTCTGATCATCAATCTCAGCCCTCCGATGCATCTCAAGATCAG GTGGTCCCTGAGTTTGAGAACATAAGTGATAGAAGTGATAAAAATGAAAGAGATCATCATCTTAATGGAGAAGAAGTTGCAGCTAGCTAG
- the LOC136224172 gene encoding uncharacterized protein isoform X2: MDPTGSETGQWTNEKHLHFLNSMEAAFVHTMLEDNGRSLRLDRYMPDSSESTLDLKSQRPKKQSISGYNNGGRRSRIDRRTKRLSSSDHQSQPSDASQDQVGGP, from the exons ATGGATCCGACCGGGAGCGAAACAGGTCAGTGGACAAACGAGAAACACCTCCACTTCCTGAATTCAATGGAGGCGGCCTTTGTACACACAATGCTTGAAGACAACGGCCGTTCCCTCCGTCTCGACCGTTACATGCCGGATAGCTCAGAATCAACCTTAGATTTAAAATCTCAGAGACCTAAAAAGCAATCGATCTCAG GTTACAATAATGGCGGTAGAAGAAGCAGAATAGATCGGAGAACAAAGAGATTATCGTCTTCTGATCATCAATCTCAGCCCTCCGATGCATCTCAAGATCAGGTTG GTGGTCCCTGA